In a genomic window of Brassica rapa cultivar Chiifu-401-42 chromosome A10, CAAS_Brap_v3.01, whole genome shotgun sequence:
- the LOC103846538 gene encoding telomere repeat-binding protein 4 has protein sequence MVVKRMLYSDFDFSSFPKAPRSIRRKVSSSQRRDDVDCGMMRAIDLLAYVAEKLQEEEGETSSNSINAFEEGYYNQNRLAGKIKQEHQANLASSKSPSENASGVSLEQTQVSDCKRGRGLNPLAGCGNKKEDCDFHVESGGVTVETCVVNNVDAGLEDGGLISLKDPSQLHVQCPEPVHLDGVPNEYRNRSKLVCRDDDESYCEYYKCKDKCNKSYSPSLTWAGHRRAVHRSKCFEGTKTDGSVKALDRKRKLCCRYSPRKHETLHKKRRLSDKGLVVNSDGGITSESGTNSTEKRESENGVLSDAIGLHSEDSRVKFSIKSLRIPELFIEVPETATVGSLKRTVMEAVSALLDDGISIGVTVQGRKVRDDNNTLSQTGLSCRENLGNLGFTLEPGPEKLSVPLCSENPVMSKPTDSTKLSERSAANCVENNSQELVPYQMDISADEQQPSSDSRAMVSVSALEPEALAIVPFKEKPKRTELSQRRIRRPFSVTEVEALVNAVEELGTGRWRDVKLRSFENESHRTYVDLKDKWKTLVHTASISPQQRRGEPVPQELLDRVLASHRYWSQHPPKQNGKHQDAATMVTESGPSM, from the exons ATGGTGGTCAAGAGGATGTTATACAGTGACTTTGATTTCTCCAGTTTTCCCAAGGCTCCTCGTTCAATCAGg AGGAAGGTATCATCAAGTCAGAGGAGAGATGATGTTGACTGTGGGATGATGAGAGCAATTGATTTGCTCGCTTATGTTGCTGAGAAGTTGCAGGAAGAAGAAGGCGAGACCTCCTCAAACTCTATCAATGCATTCGAAGAAGGGTATTATAATCAGAATCGTTTGGCTGGAAAGATCAAGCAAGAACATCAAGCAAACCTTGCCTCATCAAAGTCACCTAGCGAAAACGCTAGCGGCGTGTCTTTGGAGCAGACACAGGTTTCTGATTGTAAGAGAGGCCGTGGTCTGAACCCTCTTGCAGGGTGCGGAAACAAGAAAGAGGATTGTGATTTTCATGTTGAATCAGGGGGCGTCACTGTGGAGACATGTGTTGTTAATAATGTAGATGCCGGCTTGGAAGACGGTGGCTTAATCAGCTTAAAGGATCCAAGTCAGTTACATGTGCAGTGTCCCGAACCAGTCCACCTGGATGGTGTCCCTAATGAGTATAGGAATCGTTCTAAGTTAGTTTGCAGAGATGATGACGAAAGCTATTGTGAATACTATAAATGTAAAGACAAGTGTAATAAGTCGTATAGTCCTTCTCTGACATGGGCTGGACATAGAAGAGCAGTCCACAGGTCCAAGTGTTTTGAAGGCACCAAAACAG ATGGTTCTGTAAAGGCTTTGGACCGCAAGAGAAAGTTATGTTGTCGTTACAGCCCACGGAAGCATGAGACTCTTCATAAGAAGAGAAGATTGTCTGACAAAGGGTTGGTTGTAAATTCTGATGGAGGAATCACTAGTGAGAGTGGTACTAATTCAACTGAAAAGAGAGAATCGG AAAATGGTGTTCTCTCTGACGCAATAGGTCTTCATTCAGAGGACTCACGTG TAAAGTTCAGCATCAAGTCCCTTAGGATTCCGGAGCTTTTTATAGAAGTTCCAGAAACAGCAACAGTAGGCTCACTCAAG AGGACGGTGATGGAGGCTGTCAGTGCTTTACTCGATGATGGAATAAGTATAGGAGTGACAGTCCAAGGGAGGAAGGTTAGAGATGACAACAACACTCTGTCACAGACTGGTCTTTCGTGTAGAGAGAATCTAGGCAACCTTGGCTTCACCTTGGAGCCTGGTCCGGAAAAACTGAGTGTACCTCTTTGCTCTGAAAATCCTGTCATGTCTAAGCCAACTGATTCCACTAAGTTGTCAGAAAG GTCAGCAGCAAATTGTGTGGAGAATAATAGCCAGGAGTTAGTTCCATATCAGATGGACATATCAGCTGATGAACAACAACCTTCATCAGATTCAAGAGCGATGGTTTCAGTTTCAGCCTTGGAACCTGAAGCTCTTGCTATTGTCCCATTTAAGGAGAAACCAAAGCGCACGGAGCTTTCACAGCGCAGAATCAGGAGACCGTTCTCTGTTACAGAGGTAGAAGCTCTAGTAAATGCAGTTGAGGAACTTGGGACTGGAAG ATGGCGTGATGTGAAGCTGCGTTCTTTTGAGAATGAAAGTCATCGAACCTACGTGGACTTGAAG GATAAATGGAAAACCTTGGTTCACACGGCAAGTATATCACCGCAGCAACGAAGGGGAGAGCCAGTGCCTCAGGAACTGCTAGACAGAGTCTTGGCATCGCATAGGTATTGGTCACAGCACCCAC
- the LOC103846539 gene encoding uncharacterized protein At5g39865, with protein MADKTKSSSSFFNRSLTIHGHRPTDSTPKSHSLNPSLNRTTSITKFYNPVETVVETSLKGKVKNLCRLFEGSKSSAKPTSTPPDPLQKQKSNKSVLSESRLSPFLSLNNSVIRLPGTEDRIVVYFTSLRGIRRTYEDCYSVRMIFRGFRVWIDERDVSMDSAYKKELQIAMGEKSSVSLPQVFIMGKHVGGADVVKSLFEIGELAKILKLFPVREPGFVCRCCGDARFIPCSNCSGSKKLYDEDEDRHKRCPECNENGLIRCPDCSS; from the coding sequence ATGGCAGATAAGACGAAATCGTCCTCTTCCTTCTTCAACAGGTCGCTCACAATCCACGGCCACAGACCAACGGATTCAACCCCCAAATCACACAGCCTCAATCCTTCTCTCAACCGAACCACCTCCATAACCAAATTCTACAACCCCGTCGAAACCGTCGTCGAAACCTCTCTCAAAGGCAAAGTCAAGAACCTCTGCAGACTATTCGAAGGCTCCAAATCCTCCGCCAAACCAACCTCAACACCACCCGATCCTCTGCAGAAGCAGAAATCAAACAAATCGGTTCTATCCGAATCGCGGTTATCTCCCTTTCTAAGCCTAAACAACTCAGTGATCCGTCTCCCCGGGACGGAGGACAGGATCGTGGTGTATTTCACGAGCTTGAGAGGGATCAGACGGACCTACGAGGATTGTTATTCAGTTAGGATGATCTTCAGAGGGTTTAGGGTGTGGATCGACGAGCGCGACGTTTCGATGGACTCTGCTTACAAGAAGGAGCTTCAGATCGCGATGGGGGAGAAGAGTAGCGTCTCGTTGCCTCAGGTTTTTATAATGGGGAAGCATGTTGGTGGTGCTGACGTGGTCAAGAGTTTGTTTGAGATTGGTGAGCTAGCGAAGATCCTTAAGCTGTTTCCCGTGAGGGAGCCGGGGTTTGTGTGCCGTTGTTGTGGGGACGCTAGGTTTATTCCGTGTTCGAATTGTAGTGGGAGTAAGAAACTGTATGATGAGGATGAAGATAGGCACAAGAGGTGTCCCGAGTGTAATGAGAATGGGTTGATACGGTGTCCTGATTGCTCCTCTTGA
- the LOC103846540 gene encoding agamous-like MADS-box protein AGL15 isoform X5, which translates to MGRGKIEIKRIDNANSRQVTFSKRRAGLLKKAHELSVLCDSEVAVIVFSKSGKLFEFSSTRMKRTLLRYDNYQRSSDAPLINYKPENQEEDCTEVDLLKNEISKLQEKHLQMQGKGLNALSLKELQHLEQQLNVSLISVRERKEQRAELENETLRRQVQELRSFLPSFNQQYVPSYITCFAIDPKNSPVNNSGLDDTNYSLQKTNSDTTLQLGLPGEAQARRIEGNRESPSSDSVTTSTTKATPQRINVV; encoded by the exons atgggtCGTGGGAAAATAGAGATAAAGAGGATCGACAATGCGAATAGCAGACAAGTTACTTTCTCCAAGAGGCGTGCTGGTTTGCTCAAGAAGGCTCATGAGCTCTCTGTTCTTTGCGACTCTGAGGTTGCCGTCATCGTCTTCTCCAAGTCCGGCAAGCTCTTCGAGTTCTCAAGTACTCG CATGAAGCGAACGCTTTTGAGATACGACAACTACCAACGTTCTTCAGATGCTCCTCTGATTAATTATAAACCAGAG AACCAGGAGGAGGATTGTACAGAGGTGGACCTTTTAAAGAATGAGATCTCAAAGCTTCAAGAGAAACATTT ACAAATGCAAGGTAAGGGCTTGAATGCTCTGAGCTTGAAAGAGCTGCAACACCTTGAACAACAACTAAATGTCTCATTGATATCTGTGAGAGAGCGAAAG GAACAGAGAGCAGAGCTGGAAAACGAGACCTTACGTAGACAG GTTCAAGAACTCAGAAGTTTTCTCCCGTCCTTCAACCAACAATATGTTCCATCCTACATCACATGCTTCGCTATAGATCCCAAGAACTCCCCCGTAAACAACTCTGGCTTGGACGACACTAACTACAGCCTCCAGAAGACCAATTCAGACACAACATTGCAATTGGG GTTGCCGGGAGAAGCACAGGCTAGAAGGATCGAAGGAAATAGAGAGAGCCCATCAAGTGATTCAGTAACAACGAGCACCACCAAAGCAACTCCACAAAGGATCAATGTAGTTTAG
- the LOC103846540 gene encoding agamous-like MADS-box protein AGL15 isoform X2, whose product MGRGKIEIKRIDNANSRQVTFSKRRAGLLKKAHELSVLCDSEVAVIVFSKSGKLFEFSSTRMKRTLLRYDNYQRSSDAPLINYKPEEEDCTEVDLLKNEISKLQEKHLQMQGKGLNALSLKELQHLEQQLNVSLISVRERKELLLTKQLEESRLKEQRAELENETLRRQVQELRSFLPSFNQQYVPSYITCFAIDPKNSPVNNSGLDDTNYSLQKTNSDTTLQLGLPGEAQARRIEGNRESPSSDSVTTSTTKATPQRINVV is encoded by the exons atgggtCGTGGGAAAATAGAGATAAAGAGGATCGACAATGCGAATAGCAGACAAGTTACTTTCTCCAAGAGGCGTGCTGGTTTGCTCAAGAAGGCTCATGAGCTCTCTGTTCTTTGCGACTCTGAGGTTGCCGTCATCGTCTTCTCCAAGTCCGGCAAGCTCTTCGAGTTCTCAAGTACTCG CATGAAGCGAACGCTTTTGAGATACGACAACTACCAACGTTCTTCAGATGCTCCTCTGATTAATTATAAACCAGAG GAGGAGGATTGTACAGAGGTGGACCTTTTAAAGAATGAGATCTCAAAGCTTCAAGAGAAACATTT ACAAATGCAAGGTAAGGGCTTGAATGCTCTGAGCTTGAAAGAGCTGCAACACCTTGAACAACAACTAAATGTCTCATTGATATCTGTGAGAGAGCGAAAG GAACTATTGCTGACTAAACAACTTGAAGAATCACGGCTCAAG GAACAGAGAGCAGAGCTGGAAAACGAGACCTTACGTAGACAG GTTCAAGAACTCAGAAGTTTTCTCCCGTCCTTCAACCAACAATATGTTCCATCCTACATCACATGCTTCGCTATAGATCCCAAGAACTCCCCCGTAAACAACTCTGGCTTGGACGACACTAACTACAGCCTCCAGAAGACCAATTCAGACACAACATTGCAATTGGG GTTGCCGGGAGAAGCACAGGCTAGAAGGATCGAAGGAAATAGAGAGAGCCCATCAAGTGATTCAGTAACAACGAGCACCACCAAAGCAACTCCACAAAGGATCAATGTAGTTTAG
- the LOC103846540 gene encoding agamous-like MADS-box protein AGL15 isoform X1 has translation MGRGKIEIKRIDNANSRQVTFSKRRAGLLKKAHELSVLCDSEVAVIVFSKSGKLFEFSSTRMKRTLLRYDNYQRSSDAPLINYKPENQEEDCTEVDLLKNEISKLQEKHLQMQGKGLNALSLKELQHLEQQLNVSLISVRERKELLLTKQLEESRLKEQRAELENETLRRQVQELRSFLPSFNQQYVPSYITCFAIDPKNSPVNNSGLDDTNYSLQKTNSDTTLQLGLPGEAQARRIEGNRESPSSDSVTTSTTKATPQRINVV, from the exons atgggtCGTGGGAAAATAGAGATAAAGAGGATCGACAATGCGAATAGCAGACAAGTTACTTTCTCCAAGAGGCGTGCTGGTTTGCTCAAGAAGGCTCATGAGCTCTCTGTTCTTTGCGACTCTGAGGTTGCCGTCATCGTCTTCTCCAAGTCCGGCAAGCTCTTCGAGTTCTCAAGTACTCG CATGAAGCGAACGCTTTTGAGATACGACAACTACCAACGTTCTTCAGATGCTCCTCTGATTAATTATAAACCAGAG AACCAGGAGGAGGATTGTACAGAGGTGGACCTTTTAAAGAATGAGATCTCAAAGCTTCAAGAGAAACATTT ACAAATGCAAGGTAAGGGCTTGAATGCTCTGAGCTTGAAAGAGCTGCAACACCTTGAACAACAACTAAATGTCTCATTGATATCTGTGAGAGAGCGAAAG GAACTATTGCTGACTAAACAACTTGAAGAATCACGGCTCAAG GAACAGAGAGCAGAGCTGGAAAACGAGACCTTACGTAGACAG GTTCAAGAACTCAGAAGTTTTCTCCCGTCCTTCAACCAACAATATGTTCCATCCTACATCACATGCTTCGCTATAGATCCCAAGAACTCCCCCGTAAACAACTCTGGCTTGGACGACACTAACTACAGCCTCCAGAAGACCAATTCAGACACAACATTGCAATTGGG GTTGCCGGGAGAAGCACAGGCTAGAAGGATCGAAGGAAATAGAGAGAGCCCATCAAGTGATTCAGTAACAACGAGCACCACCAAAGCAACTCCACAAAGGATCAATGTAGTTTAG
- the LOC103846540 gene encoding agamous-like MADS-box protein AGL15 isoform X3, with amino-acid sequence MRIADKLLSPRGVLVCSRRLMSSLFFATLRLPSSSSPSPASSSSSQVLDCPHLINFSMKRTLLRYDNYQRSSDAPLINYKPENQEEDCTEVDLLKNEISKLQEKHLQMQGKGLNALSLKELQHLEQQLNVSLISVRERKELLLTKQLEESRLKEQRAELENETLRRQVQELRSFLPSFNQQYVPSYITCFAIDPKNSPVNNSGLDDTNYSLQKTNSDTTLQLGLPGEAQARRIEGNRESPSSDSVTTSTTKATPQRINVV; translated from the exons ATGCGAATAGCAGACAAGTTACTTTCTCCAAGAGGCGTGCTGGTTTGCTCAAGAAGGCTCATGAGCTCTCTGTTCTTTGCGACTCTGAGGTTGCCGTCATCGTCTTCTCCAAGTCCGGCAAGCTCTTCGAGTTCTCAAGTACTCG ACTGTCCTCATTTGATTAATTTCAGCATGAAGCGAACGCTTTTGAGATACGACAACTACCAACGTTCTTCAGATGCTCCTCTGATTAATTATAAACCAGAG AACCAGGAGGAGGATTGTACAGAGGTGGACCTTTTAAAGAATGAGATCTCAAAGCTTCAAGAGAAACATTT ACAAATGCAAGGTAAGGGCTTGAATGCTCTGAGCTTGAAAGAGCTGCAACACCTTGAACAACAACTAAATGTCTCATTGATATCTGTGAGAGAGCGAAAG GAACTATTGCTGACTAAACAACTTGAAGAATCACGGCTCAAG GAACAGAGAGCAGAGCTGGAAAACGAGACCTTACGTAGACAG GTTCAAGAACTCAGAAGTTTTCTCCCGTCCTTCAACCAACAATATGTTCCATCCTACATCACATGCTTCGCTATAGATCCCAAGAACTCCCCCGTAAACAACTCTGGCTTGGACGACACTAACTACAGCCTCCAGAAGACCAATTCAGACACAACATTGCAATTGGG GTTGCCGGGAGAAGCACAGGCTAGAAGGATCGAAGGAAATAGAGAGAGCCCATCAAGTGATTCAGTAACAACGAGCACCACCAAAGCAACTCCACAAAGGATCAATGTAGTTTAG
- the LOC103846540 gene encoding agamous-like MADS-box protein AGL15 isoform X4, with amino-acid sequence MRIADKLLSPRGVLVCSRRLMSSLFFATLRLPSSSSPSPASSSSSQVLDCPHLINFSMKRTLLRYDNYQRSSDAPLINYKPEEEDCTEVDLLKNEISKLQEKHLQMQGKGLNALSLKELQHLEQQLNVSLISVRERKELLLTKQLEESRLKEQRAELENETLRRQVQELRSFLPSFNQQYVPSYITCFAIDPKNSPVNNSGLDDTNYSLQKTNSDTTLQLGLPGEAQARRIEGNRESPSSDSVTTSTTKATPQRINVV; translated from the exons ATGCGAATAGCAGACAAGTTACTTTCTCCAAGAGGCGTGCTGGTTTGCTCAAGAAGGCTCATGAGCTCTCTGTTCTTTGCGACTCTGAGGTTGCCGTCATCGTCTTCTCCAAGTCCGGCAAGCTCTTCGAGTTCTCAAGTACTCG ACTGTCCTCATTTGATTAATTTCAGCATGAAGCGAACGCTTTTGAGATACGACAACTACCAACGTTCTTCAGATGCTCCTCTGATTAATTATAAACCAGAG GAGGAGGATTGTACAGAGGTGGACCTTTTAAAGAATGAGATCTCAAAGCTTCAAGAGAAACATTT ACAAATGCAAGGTAAGGGCTTGAATGCTCTGAGCTTGAAAGAGCTGCAACACCTTGAACAACAACTAAATGTCTCATTGATATCTGTGAGAGAGCGAAAG GAACTATTGCTGACTAAACAACTTGAAGAATCACGGCTCAAG GAACAGAGAGCAGAGCTGGAAAACGAGACCTTACGTAGACAG GTTCAAGAACTCAGAAGTTTTCTCCCGTCCTTCAACCAACAATATGTTCCATCCTACATCACATGCTTCGCTATAGATCCCAAGAACTCCCCCGTAAACAACTCTGGCTTGGACGACACTAACTACAGCCTCCAGAAGACCAATTCAGACACAACATTGCAATTGGG GTTGCCGGGAGAAGCACAGGCTAGAAGGATCGAAGGAAATAGAGAGAGCCCATCAAGTGATTCAGTAACAACGAGCACCACCAAAGCAACTCCACAAAGGATCAATGTAGTTTAG